One window of the Candidatus Zixiibacteriota bacterium genome contains the following:
- the atpG gene encoding ATP synthase F1 subunit gamma, translating into MATLKAIRKRIGSIRNTQQITKAMKMVSAAKLRRAQEAAVAARPYAEKMAELLRNVAARLPAEAHPLLRAREEARIDLVLFTSDRGLCGGYNANLIRAAEAFARREGAGKEIRLVAVGRKGADYFRRRGAQFADRYLNVLATPAEALAAEIASKLIGRFISGETDAVYLLYARFRSALSQIPTLEKLLPMAVGGAAQPDQLTEYLYEPGLEALLASLLPRVTAIAIQRALLEATASEHGARMTAMDSATTNASKMMAALTLQMNRARQASITRELMEIVGTAEALK; encoded by the coding sequence GGTTCCATTCGCAACACGCAGCAGATCACCAAGGCGATGAAAATGGTCTCGGCTGCCAAGCTGCGCCGCGCGCAGGAGGCGGCCGTGGCCGCGCGCCCTTACGCCGAGAAGATGGCCGAGTTGCTGCGCAACGTGGCGGCGCGATTGCCGGCCGAGGCGCATCCGCTTTTGCGGGCACGCGAGGAGGCCCGGATCGACCTCGTGCTTTTCACGTCGGACCGGGGCTTGTGCGGCGGCTACAACGCCAATTTGATCCGCGCGGCAGAGGCGTTTGCGCGGCGCGAAGGAGCGGGCAAGGAGATCCGGCTGGTCGCGGTCGGACGCAAGGGGGCCGATTACTTTCGCCGGCGCGGCGCGCAATTCGCCGATCGCTACCTGAACGTCCTGGCGACGCCGGCGGAAGCGCTGGCGGCGGAAATCGCATCGAAGCTGATCGGGCGCTTTATTTCGGGAGAGACCGACGCCGTGTACCTGCTCTACGCTCGCTTCCGCTCGGCGCTATCCCAGATCCCGACGCTGGAAAAGCTGCTGCCGATGGCGGTCGGCGGCGCCGCCCAGCCGGACCAGCTGACCGAGTATCTCTACGAGCCGGGGCTCGAGGCCCTGCTCGCGAGCCTGCTTCCGAGGGTCACTGCAATCGCAATCCAGCGCGCGCTGCTGGAGGCGACCGCGAGCGAGCACGGTGCGCGCATGACGGCCATGGATTCGGCGACCACCAACGCTTCCAAGATGATGGCTGCCCTGACCCTGCAGATGAACCGGGCGCGCCAGGCTTCCATCACGCGGGAGCTGATGGAGATCGTCGGCACAGCGGAGGCTTTGAAGTGA
- the atpD gene encoding F0F1 ATP synthase subunit beta, producing MNTGKITQVLGAVIDVEFSDGAIPPIYNALRVTNPAIGDQPWNLVLEVAQHLGENTVRCVAMDTTEGLVRGMEVMDTGAGITVPVGAETLGRVLNVIGEPVDEGEPIKAKKYYPIHRPTPEFVDQETKVQALETGIKVVDLLAPYARGGKIGLFGGAGVGKTVILMELINNVAMKHGGYSVFGGVGERTREGNDLWLEMKESGVINKAALVYGQMNEPPGARARVALTALTLAEYFRDEEGRDVLLFIDNIFRFTQANSEVSTLLGRMPSAVGYQPTLATDLGELQERITTTRKGSITSVQAIYVPADDLTDPAPATTFAHLDATTVLSRQIAELGIYPAVDPLDSTSRILDPHIVGTEHYETARSVQLILQRYKDLQDIIAILGMDELSEEDKLIVARARKIQRFLSQPFHVAEAFTGTPGVYVELKDTIKGFKEIVEGKHDDIPEQAFYMVGTIEQALEKAERLAAQ from the coding sequence ATGAACACGGGGAAGATAACCCAGGTCCTGGGGGCGGTGATCGACGTGGAGTTCTCCGACGGCGCGATCCCGCCGATCTACAACGCGCTCAGGGTGACCAACCCCGCGATCGGGGATCAGCCGTGGAATCTGGTGCTCGAAGTGGCCCAGCACCTGGGGGAGAATACGGTCCGCTGCGTCGCCATGGACACGACCGAAGGGCTGGTGCGCGGCATGGAGGTGATGGACACCGGAGCCGGGATCACGGTGCCGGTCGGGGCAGAGACGCTCGGCAGGGTTCTGAACGTGATCGGGGAGCCGGTCGACGAAGGCGAGCCGATCAAGGCTAAAAAGTACTACCCGATCCACCGGCCGACCCCGGAGTTCGTCGACCAGGAAACGAAGGTTCAGGCGCTGGAGACCGGGATCAAGGTCGTCGACCTGCTCGCCCCTTACGCGCGCGGCGGAAAGATCGGGCTGTTCGGGGGCGCCGGCGTGGGCAAGACGGTCATCCTCATGGAGCTGATCAACAACGTCGCGATGAAGCACGGCGGCTACTCGGTGTTCGGAGGAGTCGGCGAACGCACGCGCGAGGGCAACGATCTCTGGCTGGAAATGAAGGAGTCCGGCGTCATCAACAAGGCCGCGCTGGTCTACGGCCAGATGAACGAGCCTCCCGGGGCCCGCGCGCGGGTGGCGCTCACCGCGCTGACGCTTGCGGAGTACTTCCGCGACGAAGAGGGCCGGGACGTGTTGCTGTTCATCGACAACATCTTCCGCTTCACGCAGGCGAACTCGGAGGTCTCGACCCTGCTCGGCCGCATGCCCTCGGCGGTCGGCTACCAGCCGACGCTCGCCACGGACCTCGGCGAGCTGCAGGAGCGAATCACCACCACCCGCAAGGGCTCGATCACTTCGGTTCAGGCGATCTACGTGCCGGCCGACGACCTCACCGACCCCGCGCCGGCGACGACCTTCGCCCACCTGGACGCCACCACCGTGCTGTCACGCCAGATCGCCGAGCTGGGGATCTACCCGGCGGTCGATCCGCTCGATTCGACCTCCCGGATCCTGGACCCGCACATCGTCGGGACCGAGCACTACGAGACCGCCCGCAGCGTGCAGTTGATCCTCCAGCGGTACAAGGACCTGCAGGACATCATCGCGATCCTGGGCATGGACGAGCTTTCGGAGGAAGACAAGCTGATCGTGGCGCGGGCGCGCAAGATCCAGCGCTTCCTGTCGCAGCCGTTTCACGTGGCGGAAGCGTTCACCGGGACTCCGGGCGTTTACGTGGAGCTGAAGGACACCATCAAGGGATTCAAGGAGATCGTTGAGGGCAAGCACGACGATATCCCGGAGCAGGCCTTTTACATGGTGGGGACGATCGAGCAGGCGCTCGAGAAAGCCGAGCGGTTGGCGGCGCAGTAA
- a CDS encoding F0F1 ATP synthase subunit epsilon: MAQSIRLRVVTPSRLLLDEEVEEVTAPGALGEFGVLPDHIAFLSLLEPGELSYRQGASRTYLAVRGGYAEVLDNTVTVLADAAEFREEIDVERAREARDGAERRMQQLNPDDPEYAAAQAVQRWAVVELRVANREGRK; this comes from the coding sequence ATGGCGCAGAGCATCCGATTGCGGGTCGTCACTCCGAGCCGGCTCTTGCTGGACGAGGAGGTCGAAGAAGTGACCGCTCCCGGCGCACTGGGGGAGTTCGGGGTGCTGCCCGACCATATCGCCTTCCTGTCGCTGCTCGAGCCAGGAGAGCTGAGCTACAGGCAGGGGGCGAGCAGGACCTATCTCGCCGTCCGGGGCGGATACGCGGAGGTGCTGGACAACACGGTGACGGTGCTCGCGGATGCGGCGGAATTCCGCGAGGAGATCGACGTCGAGCGGGCGCGGGAAGCGCGCGACGGCGCCGAGAGGCGGATGCAGCAGTTGAATCCCGACGACCCTGAGTACGCGGCAGCCCAGGCCGTGCAGCGCTGGGCGGTCGTGGAGCTGCGGGTTGCAAACCGCGAAGGGCGGAAATAG